From Neomonachus schauinslandi chromosome 12, ASM220157v2, whole genome shotgun sequence, the proteins below share one genomic window:
- the LOC110582963 gene encoding NADH dehydrogenase [ubiquinone] 1 alpha subcomplex subunit 3-like, which translates to MAGRLATFLKDAWAKELVLVVSFTIGGLALILPILSPFTKYTTMINQAMPYNYPVPLQDDGNMPDMPSHLQDPQGPSLEWLKNL; encoded by the coding sequence ATGGCCGGGAGACTTGCCACCTTCCTCAAGGATGCCTGGGCCAAGGAGCTGGTGCTGGTCGTGTCCTTCACCATCGGGGGCCTCGCTCTAATTCTGCCCATCCTCAGCCCCTTCACCAAATACACCACCATGATCAACCAGGCCATGCCCTACAACTATCCAGTGCCCCTCCAAGATGATGGGAACATGCCCGACATGCCCAGCCACCTCCAGGACCCCCAGGGCCCAAGCTTGGAGTGGCTGAAGAACTTGTGA